The genome window ACATGCATCAGTATGGCATCAAGCATGAGGCGTTTGCCAATTTCACCGTCAACGCACACCGCAACGCGCTGCATAATCCCAAAGCGATGTTCCATCTGCCGTTGGGGGTCAAGGATTATGTCAAAGCCAGCATGATTGCCGCGCCGGTCAATCTGCTCGATTCCTCGCCCATTTGTGACGGCGCGGCCGCGGTGATCCTCTGTGCGCACGATCGGGCGCGTGAATTCGGCATCAACCGAGCGCCGGTGCGCATCCTGGCCTCAGCCGTGGCGACCGACACCCTGGCGGTGCATGATCGCCGCGATCCGCTGAAGCTGGAGGGCGGTTCTTTGAGCGCGCAGCGCGCTTACGCCCAGGCTGGCGTGACCCGGCGCGACATCAACCTGTTCGAGGTGCATGACGCGTTCACGATCATGTCGGCGCTGTCGCTGGAAGCGGCCGGCTTTGCCGAGCCGGGCCAGGGTGTGCGCCTGGCGCAAGAAGGTGAGATCGCCATCGGCGGCCGGGTTCCCATCAGCACGATGGGCGGGTTGAAGGCGCGCGGGCATCCTGTGGGCGCGACCGGTGTTTATCAGATCGTGGAGTTGGTGCAGCAGTTGCAGGGGCAAGCGGGCGCCAACCAGGTACAGAAAGCGCAGATCGGCATGGCACAGAACATTGGCGGCAGTGGGGCCACCGTCATCACCCACATCCTGGCTAATTAACGGTACTGCGGGCCTGTCAAAAGCTGTCAAATCCAGCGGCAGTTGTGAAAGAAGGGACAGATTGATAGGTTTTGAGAAAAATGAGTGGTAAAGTAGGAGGCATCGAGGGCTTTTTCAACCCTGACTAGTGGAGGTCACTGACCATGGGAGTTGCACGAAATTGGCGGACGCGCCGTCAGCGCTATAGCCTGATGGGCGAAGTCTGTAATGAATGTGGCAAGGCGATCTTCCCGCCGCGCGATGTGTGTCCGCACTGCGCCGAACCGGCCCAGTCGCTGCATCAAATGAGCGGCCAGGGTGAGGTTTACTCGTTCACGACGATGTACGATGCGCCGGCCGGGTTCGAAGCTTACCTGCCGTACACGGTGGCGCTCGTCAAGCTGAACGAAGGGCCGATGCT of Candidatus Amarolinea dominans contains these proteins:
- a CDS encoding thiolase domain-containing protein, which produces MRPVSIIGIGQTPVGELWDRSLRHLGHDALVAALRDAGVEAVDALYVGNMLSGELAGQEHLGALMADFVGWRGVEAFKIEAACASGAAALRVGYLAVASGQLDVVAVLGVEKMTDTTGEETTSGLALAADQEYEAAEGVSFVGINAMLMQRYMHQYGIKHEAFANFTVNAHRNALHNPKAMFHLPLGVKDYVKASMIAAPVNLLDSSPICDGAAAVILCAHDRAREFGINRAPVRILASAVATDTLAVHDRRDPLKLEGGSLSAQRAYAQAGVTRRDINLFEVHDAFTIMSALSLEAAGFAEPGQGVRLAQEGEIAIGGRVPISTMGGLKARGHPVGATGVYQIVELVQQLQGQAGANQVQKAQIGMAQNIGGSGATVITHILAN
- a CDS encoding Zn-ribbon domain-containing OB-fold protein, coding for MGVARNWRTRRQRYSLMGEVCNECGKAIFPPRDVCPHCAEPAQSLHQMSGQGEVYSFTTMYDAPAGFEAYLPYTVALVKLNEGPMLTAQLTDVESDDVKIGMPVEMVTRKLTEDGPEGVIVYGYKFRPLLMPVAVAA